A genomic stretch from Erwinia sp. E_sp_B01_1 includes:
- a CDS encoding FAD:protein FMN transferase produces MSDEERVYTYSAVLMGSPILLKLFEHNEALAGRVFRLIKQQEILLTVNRAHSEVMSVNHAAGDGPVVVSQPVFDLIAQALAVSLQPGSLFNFTIGPLVKRWKIGFQGNSIPPAAELQALRPLLNPQLVILDPRSRSVFLQKSGMEIDLGAIAKGYIADLVRDFLRQEGVQGALINLGGNVQTLGSPPDGTGWGIGLKKPFAAAEALIGVINVSDKSVVTSGIYERYFELEGRCYHHILDPDTGYPLENELLSVTVISEDSIDGDINTTLLYGMGVEKGLAYLSTRPEIEALFVTRDQQVICSSQRQFRFTLLDPQFRTR; encoded by the coding sequence ATGTCGGATGAAGAACGCGTTTATACCTACTCCGCTGTGTTAATGGGTTCGCCCATCCTGCTCAAACTGTTTGAACACAATGAAGCGCTTGCGGGCAGGGTGTTCAGGCTGATTAAACAGCAGGAGATTTTGCTGACGGTTAACCGCGCGCACTCTGAGGTGATGTCGGTGAATCATGCCGCTGGCGATGGCCCGGTGGTGGTCAGTCAGCCCGTGTTTGACCTGATTGCGCAGGCCCTGGCGGTGAGTTTGCAGCCGGGTAGCCTGTTTAACTTCACCATTGGCCCGCTGGTGAAGCGCTGGAAAATTGGCTTTCAGGGCAACAGCATCCCCCCGGCCGCTGAACTCCAGGCCCTGCGGCCTTTACTCAATCCTCAGCTCGTTATCCTCGATCCCCGGAGCCGTTCCGTGTTCCTGCAAAAAAGCGGGATGGAGATAGATCTGGGTGCCATCGCTAAAGGCTATATTGCTGATTTGGTCCGCGATTTCCTGCGTCAGGAAGGCGTGCAGGGGGCGTTGATCAATCTGGGTGGCAACGTTCAGACTCTGGGCAGCCCGCCAGACGGAACAGGGTGGGGAATCGGCCTGAAAAAGCCCTTCGCGGCGGCAGAGGCTTTAATTGGGGTTATCAACGTCAGCGACAAATCGGTAGTAACCTCGGGCATTTATGAGCGCTATTTTGAACTGGAGGGGCGGTGTTATCACCATATTCTTGACCCTGACACCGGCTATCCGCTGGAAAACGAATTGCTCAGCGTCACGGTCATCTCTGAAGACTCCATAGACGGCGACATCAACACCACGCTGTTATATGGCATGGGGGTGGAAAAAGGCCTGGCTTATCTCTCTACCCGCCCCGAAATTGAAGCCCTGTTTGTTACCCGGGACCAGCAGGTCATCTGCTCATCACAGCGTCAGTTCCGTTTTACGCTGCTGGATCCGCAATTTCGTACCCGCTGA
- the dcuR gene encoding two-component system response regulator DcuR gives MLNVLVVDDDAMVAELNRCYIGQIPGFACCGVAPTLKQARELILNNEVPIDLILLDIYMQQENGLDLLPEVRAAKRSIDVIVISSAADAQTIQQSLHYGVVDYLIKPFQFARFEEALTGWQRKKSLKDNHPFYEQADVDALLHGNPQDNADAHRLPKGLTPQTLRTLCLWIDAHHDSEFSTDDLAAAVAISRVSCRKYLIWLAQRKILSTNLHYGLTGRPVYHYRLQAEQSALLRKFCE, from the coding sequence ATGCTAAATGTGTTAGTCGTTGATGATGATGCGATGGTGGCCGAACTGAACCGCTGCTACATCGGTCAAATCCCCGGATTTGCCTGCTGTGGCGTTGCGCCGACGCTGAAACAGGCCCGGGAGCTGATACTCAACAATGAAGTGCCCATTGACCTGATCCTGCTCGATATTTATATGCAGCAGGAGAACGGTCTGGATTTGTTGCCGGAAGTGCGTGCGGCAAAGCGCAGCATTGATGTGATTGTTATCTCTTCCGCTGCCGATGCGCAGACAATTCAGCAGTCATTACACTATGGCGTGGTGGATTACCTGATTAAACCCTTCCAGTTCGCCCGGTTTGAAGAGGCGCTGACCGGCTGGCAACGCAAAAAGTCGCTTAAGGATAATCACCCGTTCTATGAGCAGGCCGATGTGGATGCGCTTTTGCACGGAAATCCCCAGGATAATGCGGATGCGCACCGCCTGCCAAAAGGCCTGACCCCGCAGACCCTGCGCACGCTCTGTTTGTGGATTGATGCGCATCACGACAGCGAATTCTCCACTGACGATCTGGCGGCCGCCGTGGCAATCTCCCGCGTCTCCTGCCGCAAGTACCTGATCTGGCTGGCTCAGCGTAAAATCCTCTCTACTAATCTGCATTACGGTTTAACCGGCAGGCCGGTCTATCATTATCGCCTGCAGGCTGAACAGAGCGCCCTGCTCAGAAAATTTTGTGAGTAG
- a CDS encoding sensor histidine kinase, which translates to MDNYYFEHLKGRKRPMKLSLSVSLMVSAVILTVLLVVHLVYFYQISDATRESVKDKAVAVARTLADSPDIQRGLLLPPASNIIQPVASAVVQSNDLLYVVVTNMQGIRFSHPKKEFIGEHFIGEDLQPALKNQENVSVNKGKLATALRAFTPVYDAQKRQIGVVVVGIEVSDIDDEIARSRWNVLWTALFGLLAGAIGTWCLVKASRRILSGLEPYEVSMLFEQRQAMLYAIKEGVVAVDNEARVTLINHAARKLFRETGMPQALEKEIIQAIETSGPLLASLRAVLLSGTPQRDEEIHFNGRILLCNTRPVISKGRVIGAICSFRDKTEVTQLTQRLSGMADYADSLRQQSHEFMNKLHVILGLLHMKSYSQLEAYILKTASNYQSEIGSLLKKIRSPVIAGFLLSKISHASDQGHRLTLSEESFLPDGGSEQQVSVLITVLGNLIENALDALGQQPDGEVNVLLHYQNGWLSCEVSDDGPGIPPGQIEAIFEKGVSSKGEQRGVGLFLSKQQTLSLGGEIIVESEPGVYTQFLVQLPWDGGNISAC; encoded by the coding sequence ATGGATAATTATTACTTCGAACATCTTAAGGGCCGTAAACGCCCGATGAAGCTCAGCCTGTCGGTGAGCCTGATGGTCAGTGCGGTGATTCTGACGGTGCTGCTGGTGGTTCATCTGGTCTATTTCTACCAAATCAGCGATGCCACCCGTGAAAGCGTAAAGGATAAAGCGGTCGCCGTGGCGCGCACGCTGGCGGATTCACCGGATATCCAGCGTGGTCTGCTGTTGCCGCCAGCGAGCAATATTATTCAGCCGGTTGCCAGCGCCGTCGTGCAAAGCAATGACCTGCTGTATGTGGTGGTGACCAATATGCAGGGGATCCGTTTTTCGCACCCCAAAAAAGAGTTTATCGGCGAGCATTTCATTGGTGAAGACCTGCAGCCTGCCCTGAAAAACCAGGAGAACGTTTCGGTTAATAAAGGCAAGCTGGCGACCGCGTTACGCGCGTTTACGCCGGTTTATGATGCGCAAAAACGGCAAATTGGCGTGGTGGTGGTCGGGATCGAAGTCAGTGATATTGACGATGAAATTGCCCGTAGCCGCTGGAATGTGCTCTGGACTGCGCTGTTCGGCCTGCTTGCCGGGGCCATCGGCACCTGGTGCCTGGTTAAAGCCTCCCGTCGGATCCTGTCCGGGCTGGAACCTTATGAAGTCTCGATGCTGTTCGAGCAGCGCCAGGCCATGCTCTATGCCATCAAGGAGGGCGTGGTGGCAGTGGATAATGAAGCGCGGGTCACCCTGATCAATCACGCTGCCCGTAAGCTGTTCCGTGAGACGGGTATGCCGCAGGCGCTGGAAAAGGAAATTATCCAGGCCATTGAAACCTCCGGCCCTTTACTTGCCAGCCTTCGTGCAGTCCTGCTCAGCGGAACGCCCCAGCGGGATGAAGAGATCCACTTCAACGGCCGCATTCTGCTTTGTAATACCAGGCCGGTGATCAGTAAAGGCAGGGTCATCGGTGCCATTTGCAGCTTCAGGGATAAAACAGAAGTGACTCAACTGACGCAGCGACTCAGCGGAATGGCCGATTATGCGGACTCTTTGCGCCAGCAGTCACACGAATTTATGAACAAGCTGCATGTGATTCTTGGCCTGCTGCATATGAAAAGTTACAGCCAGCTCGAAGCCTATATTCTGAAAACGGCCAGTAATTATCAGAGTGAAATCGGCTCACTGCTGAAAAAAATCAGGTCGCCGGTCATTGCCGGTTTCCTGTTAAGTAAGATTAGTCACGCTTCGGATCAGGGCCATCGCCTGACCCTCAGCGAAGAGAGCTTCCTGCCCGACGGCGGGAGTGAACAGCAGGTCTCAGTGCTGATTACCGTGCTTGGCAACCTGATTGAAAATGCGCTGGATGCGCTGGGCCAGCAGCCCGACGGAGAAGTCAACGTGTTGCTACACTATCAGAATGGCTGGCTGAGTTGCGAAGTCAGCGATGACGGGCCGGGTATTCCCCCAGGGCAGATTGAGGCCATCTTTGAGAAAGGGGTGTCGTCCAAGGGTGAACAGCGTGGCGTCGGTTTATTCCTCAGTAAACAGCAAACTCTGAGCCTTGGCGGCGAAATTATTGTAGAGTCCGAGCCTGGGGTTTATACCCAATTCTTAGTACAACTGCCGTGGGATGGAGGAAACATAAGCGCATGCTAA